A genome region from Arachis duranensis cultivar V14167 chromosome 6, aradu.V14167.gnm2.J7QH, whole genome shotgun sequence includes the following:
- the LOC107493434 gene encoding uncharacterized protein LOC107493434: MMNNQDPSSMVNLESNNNDSNSTFLNSDFHNFMRFISQFFGIQFHSSDKFVHDSSSPFLHSDENPETSIVTITLTPHNYHAWSRVMSLAFKGKNKLDFVDGSFPKPPFSDSVIWNDNVADIWKDLRHHYYQGDVFKVAELEEELYSLKRDELSITFYFTKLKAI, encoded by the exons ATGATGAACAATCAAGATCCATCATCAATGGTGAATCTAGAGTCCAATAACAATGACTCGAATTCCACCTTCTTAAATTCtgattttcacaattttatgaGATTCATCTCCCAATTTTTCGGTATACAATTTCACTCAAGTGACAAGTTTGTTCATGATTCTTCTAGTCCCTTCTTACACTCAGATGAAAATCCTGAAACTTCAATCGTAACGATTACTCTTACACCTCACAATTATCATGCATGGTCACGAGTGATGTCTCTGGCTTTCAAAGGGAAGAACAAATTGGACTTCGTTGATGGCAGCTTCCCCAAACCCCCATTCTCTGAT AGCGTGATATGGAATGACAATGTGGCTGATATATGGAAAGATTTGCGACATCACTACTACCAAGGTGATGTGTTCAAAGTGGCCGAACTAGAAGAAGAATTGTACTCCCTCAAACGAGATGAACTTAGTATCACATTCTATTTTACTAAATTGAAGGCTATATGA
- the LOC107493433 gene encoding uncharacterized protein LOC107493433: MKITAKVISSPGRTDKFPPPLMRFLRSNAGSRSRGRSRSSPMFVRKKNTAIETQEPSSPKVTCMGQVRVRRSAAAKRGRSSSASASASAARDGAPPTRCRCWWIRENALFCRLKPNNSNKKNKKKKKKKNECRCQPVWPKWGFFRVGSFRRKPSTKLKEDCAKSESNFQRSSYDESEAEHEEDDESEIYEERVNPEAGFGSSNTPPKNALLLTRCRSAPYRSSSLACRFWSSPLRNSEEEEEEEEEEEEEEKEWHETNEASSQRDSVSEEEAKRVSERDAKLGFLKEVESSNSNAKSEKVVEDSKSESETRPIILTRCKSEPARTGYKLDPEVNSSFWKKKTRLGLADIHIITD, encoded by the coding sequence atgaagataaCAGCGAAAGTTATTTCGAGTCCGGGTCGAACCGACAAGTTCCCTCCGCCATTGATGAGGTTCTTGAGGAGCAATGCTGGGAGCAGAAGCAGGGGAAGGTCAAGGTCAAGCCCAATGTTCGTACGGAAGAAGAACACCGCCATTGAAACTCAAGAACCATCTTCACCTAAGGTCACTTGCATGGGTCAAGTTCGGGTCAGACGCTCCGCTGCCGCCAAAAGGGGACGCTCCTCCTCCGCCTCCGCCTCGGCATCCGCCGCAAGAGACGGAGCTCCTCCGACACGGTGCCGGTGCTGGTGGATCCGAGAAAACGCTCTGTTCTGCAGACTCAAACCgaacaacagcaacaagaagaataagaagaagaagaagaagaaaaacgagTGCCGGTGCCAACCAGTTTGGCCCAAATGGGGGTTCTTTCGGGTCGGAAGCTTCCGGAGAAAACCCAGCACGAAGCTCAAAGAAGACTGCGCTAAATCGGAGTCGAATTTTCAGAGGTCAAGCTATGATGAATCAGAGGCAGAGCacgaagaagatgatgaatcgGAAATTTACGAAGAAAGAGTGAACCCCGAAGCCGGTTTTGGTTCTTCCAACACGCCGCCGAAGAATGCTTTGTTGTTGACTAGGTGTAGATCCGCACCGTACAGATCTTCGTCGCTGGCCTGCAGATTCTGGAGTTCGCCGCTAAGGAacagtgaagaagaagaagaagaagaagaagaagaagaagaagaagagaaagagtggCATGAAACGAATGAAGCAAGCTCGCAAAGAGATTCGGTTTCTGAAGAAGAAGCGAAAAGGGTATCCGAAAGGGACGCAAAGTTGGGGTTTTTGAAGGAGGTAGAGAGTTCGAATTCAAATGCCAAATCAGAGAAGGTTGTTGAAGATTCGAAGAGTGAGAGTGAAACGCGGCCTATAATCCTTACACGGTGCAAATCGGAACCGGCGAGAACTGGGTACAAGCTGGATCCTGAGGTAAATAGTAGTTTCTGGAAGAAAAAGACAAGGTTGGGTCTCGCTGATATTCACATTATTACTGACTAA